DNA from Candidatus Lokiarchaeota archaeon:
AAGCCATTTCGCCTTACGGACGTTGCTGCCCAGGTGCCGAATCGATTCACCTACTTGGACGAGGAAGATATCTCGGACATGGACGGTGTTGTGCTTCGAACCGTCGGCTTTGGCACAGGAGACCAAATCACCTTTCGAATCAGCCTTCTCGAACACTTTGAGGATGCGGGTATCTACGTGATGAATCCCGCCTATGCCTTCCGCCGAGCAAAGGACAAATATGCCACATTGACAGCCCTTCACAAAGCAGGAGTCCCAGTTCCACGAACCTATATCGGGGAAAATCTTGAGGCTGCCATCGATTTCGCTGAAGAAGTTGGAGACGTCATTATCAAGCCGCTTATTGGAGCGCGAGGATTGGGTGCGATAAGATCAGATGATGCCGCTTTGGCATATAGGGCTATGAAATTCGTTCATCAGCTTGGGCAAGTGCTCTACGTACAAGAAACCATTCAGAAACCGGATAGGGATATCCGCGCATTTGTCATAGGGGATGAGGTTGTTGGCGCGATGTATCGGTACCTCCCCGAGGACGAAGAGGAGGAGTGGAGAACCAATGTCCATACTGGAGGCAGAGCAGAAGAGGCAGATCTGAGTGAAGAGTATGAAAAGATAGCTATTCGGACTGCAAACGTTATGGGTCTTGATTACACAGGAGTAGATATTCTAGAGTCTCCAGACGGCCCGTATGTTATAGAAGCAAACGCTGCTCCATCATGGAGTGCCCTGTCTAGAGTCACAGGATTAGATATAGCAGACATGATTATCGATAAGCTGATTCACGAGGCAAGCCAGTAATCGTGTCTATTTTGAACAGAATCTTCAAAACTTAGACTTCTTTTCAATTGTTCATTCAGCTATAAAATTAG
Protein-coding regions in this window:
- a CDS encoding RimK family alpha-L-glutamate ligase, translating into KPFRLTDVAAQVPNRFTYLDEEDISDMDGVVLRTVGFGTGDQITFRISLLEHFEDAGIYVMNPAYAFRRAKDKYATLTALHKAGVPVPRTYIGENLEAAIDFAEEVGDVIIKPLIGARGLGAIRSDDAALAYRAMKFVHQLGQVLYVQETIQKPDRDIRAFVIGDEVVGAMYRYLPEDEEEEWRTNVHTGGRAEEADLSEEYEKIAIRTANVMGLDYTGVDILESPDGPYVIEANAAPSWSALSRVTGLDIADMIIDKLIHEASQ